The Nitriliruptor alkaliphilus DSM 45188 genome includes a region encoding these proteins:
- a CDS encoding L-ribulose-5-phosphate 4-epimerase, which translates to MTVRLTDLDGDAQQRVAAARERVAALHAELPRNGLVVWTAGNVSERVADLELFVIKPSGVSYDELDADRMVVCDLDGTKIEDGTPAQLRPSSDTAAHAYVYRHMPEVGGVVHTHSPYATAWAARGEPVPCVLTAMADEFGGDIPVGPFALIGDDSIGRGIVDTLRGSRSPAVLMRSHGPFTIGRDARAAVKAAVMCEDVARTVHLARQLGQPLEIAASDIDALHDRYQHVYGQPQGLPEEPPV; encoded by the coding sequence ATGACCGTCCGGCTGACCGACCTCGACGGCGACGCCCAGCAGCGGGTGGCGGCGGCGCGGGAACGGGTGGCCGCGCTGCACGCCGAGCTGCCCCGGAACGGCCTGGTGGTGTGGACCGCGGGTAACGTCTCCGAGCGGGTCGCGGACCTCGAGCTGTTCGTGATCAAGCCGTCCGGGGTCTCCTACGACGAGCTCGACGCCGACCGCATGGTGGTGTGCGACCTCGACGGCACGAAGATCGAGGACGGCACGCCCGCCCAGCTCCGACCGTCCTCGGACACCGCCGCCCACGCCTACGTCTACCGCCACATGCCCGAGGTCGGCGGCGTCGTGCACACCCACTCGCCGTACGCGACGGCCTGGGCCGCACGCGGTGAGCCGGTGCCGTGCGTGCTGACGGCGATGGCCGACGAGTTCGGTGGCGACATCCCCGTCGGGCCGTTCGCGCTCATCGGGGACGACTCCATCGGTCGCGGCATCGTCGACACGCTGCGCGGATCGCGGTCCCCGGCCGTGCTCATGCGCAGCCACGGGCCGTTCACCATCGGACGCGATGCACGGGCGGCGGTCAAGGCTGCGGTGATGTGCGAGGACGTCGCCCGCACGGTGCACCTCGCCCGCCAGCTCGGCCAGCCCCTCGAGATCGCGGCGTCGGACATCGACGCGCTGCACGACCGCTACCAGCACGTCTACGGCCAGCCCCAGGGTCTGCCCGAGGAGCCGCCGGTATGA